From Lolium perenne isolate Kyuss_39 chromosome 5, Kyuss_2.0, whole genome shotgun sequence, a single genomic window includes:
- the LOC127301469 gene encoding uncharacterized protein: protein MWRSRARALLLLRSSTPKSPPQPNPLRTLTRAPPPRLLSRFLSSSPEALPDASFASASSSETLPDAYPSSSSDAISASADPTEDGEENLAALWEEDADDADDIFVSTASSDTADAEASDEEVARVRAVVESTPEDQIPSAIADMVVDFTEPLLAAVLLSAENCSGKKLLLLFKSAGKNNPDVKSLANLEIIAGKLADSNEFDKMDAYLLWDMVKEMGSVPGSVNTQLLNIVMSMFWKLEKSKAALEVLDKFSEFGCTPDGDSYYLVIQAAGKKAMVGAAWGVCEKMVGSGCFPDGKKTGEIVTFFCKGKKVKEAHSVYLAAKEKKVQIPTSALDYLVGALARNDETISTAVELLEEYKGKSLKHAGNSFAAVIHGLCRMKNVKDAKKLLMRMVNLGPAPGSAVFNFVITGLSKEGEMEEAKGLIRVMESRGLRPDIYTYSVIMSGYTKGGMIDEAHSLLREAKKIHPKLSRVMYHILIRGYCKMEEFEKALECLKEMKEDGLLPNMDEYNKLIQSLCLKAMDWRTAEKLLEEMEGSGLRLKGITRSLVVAVKELEMEEASKDSQEP from the coding sequence atgTGGCGTTCGCGAGCTCGTGCTCTCCTCCTCCTGCGCTCTTCCACGCCGAAATCTCCCCCGCAGCCAAATCCACTTCGAACCTTGACCCGAGCGCCACCGCCACGCCTTCTCTCCCGTTTCCTCTCCTCCTCCCCTGAGGCCCTCCCAGACGCCTCCttcgcctccgcctcctcctcggaaaccctcccggacgccTACCCATCCTCCTCTTCCGACGCCATATCCGCGTCGGCTGATCCCACCGAGGACGGCGAGGAGAACCTGGCCGCGCTCTGGGAGGAGGATGCGGACGACGCGGACGACATCTTcgtctccaccgcctcctccgacACCGCCGATGCCGAAGCCAGCGACGAGGAGGTCGCGCGCGTCCGCGCCGTCGTGGAGTCCACCCCGGAGGACCAGATCCCCTCCGCCATCGCCGACATGGTCGTTGACTTCACCGAGCCGCTCCTAGCCGCCGTACTCCTCTCCGCCGAGAACTGCTCTGGTAAAAAGCTCCTCCTTTTATTCAAGTCCGCCGGGAAGAACAACCCCGACGTCAAGAGCCTTGCCAATCTTGAAATCATCGCTGGCAAGCTTGCTGATTCAAATGAGTTCGACAAGATGGATGCGTACTTGCTCTGGGATATGGTTAAGGAAATGGGCAGTGTGCCAGGATCAGTGAACACTCAGCTCCTGAATATAGTGATGTCAATGTTCTGGAAGCTTGAGAAGTCCAAGGCGGCGCTAGAGGTGCTTGACAAGTTCAGTGAGTTTGGCTGTACTCCGGATGGTGACAGCTACTATCTGGTTATCCAAGCAGCCGGGAAGAAGGCCATGGTTGGTGCTGCATGGGGTGTGTGTGAGAAGATGGTTGGCTCTGGGTGCTTCCCTGATGGGAAGAAGACCGGTGAGATCGTGACCTTCTTTTGCAAGGGGAAGAAGGTCAAGGAGGCACATTCAGTGTACCTCGCAGCGAAGGAGAAGAAGGTTCAGATTCCAACATCAGCCTTGGATTACCTTGTTGGTGCTTTGGCGAGGAATGATGAGACCATCAGTACGGCTGTGGAGCTGCTGGAGGAATACAAAGGGAAGTCTCTCAAGCATGCAGGCAACTCCTTCGCTGCAGTTATACATGGTTTGTGTAGGATGAAAAATGTGAAGGATGCAAAGAAATTGTTGATGAGGATGGTGAATCTCGGCCCAGCTCCTGGCAGTGCAGTGTTCAACTTTGTTATCACGGGGTTGtctaaagagggggaaatggaggAAGCAAAGGGTTTGATAAGAGTGATGGAGAGCCGAGGGCTGCGTCCTGATATTTACACGTACAGTGTGATCATGAGTGGCTACACTAAAGGAGGCATGATTGATGAAGCACATTCTCTACTCCGCGAAGCCAAGAAGATCCACCCAAAACTAAGCAGGGTTATGTATCACATACTAATTCGTGGTTACTGCAAGATGGAGGAGTTCGAGAAGGCTCTGGAATGCCTAAAGGAGATGAAGGAAGATGGATTGCTGCCAAATATGGATGAGTATAACAAGCTTATTCAGTCATTATGTCTCAAAGCTATGGATTGGAGAACAGCTGAGAAGCTCCTGGAGGAAATGGAGGGTAGTGGATTACGCCTTAAGGGTATTACACGCAGCCTCGTAGTAGCAGTAAAGGAATTAGAAATGGAAGAAGCGTCAAAAGACAGCCAAGAACCATAG
- the LOC127301468 gene encoding E3 ubiquitin-protein ligase AIP2, translating to MSATAGDEAAAAERLEALRRKLGKKQHFEEAVADLAATLRDRYAGASPALRQSMYSTVCRVATVLQTRYTAPGFWRAGLNLFIGTEKLLTNPSEKEHLKTCILRAREHLDEKEQEESMPSNRVPDSRFLFEGHLTVGQEPPPPAWLVAQNLARELSIAEEPSGDQDGNTTRTESRGGELPPAFVNFLNTISGTGDMDFEAALEASLQGITAQPKVPPASKEVVANLPVVTVTEEIIARLGSETECAVCRENLVVDDKMQELPCKHLFHPPCLKPWLDENNSCPICRHELRTDDHAYESRREREREEEEDRKGAANAVRGGEFMYI from the exons ATGTCCGCAACCGCGGGggacgaggcggcggcggcggagcgccTGGAGGCGCTGCGGAGGAAGCTCGGGAAGAAGCAGCACTTCGAGGAGGCCGTCGCCGACCTCGCCGCCACGCTCCGCGACCGCTACGCCGGCGCCTCGCCCGCCCTCCGCCAATCG ATGTACTCTACTGTTTGCCGTGTCGCAACCGTCCTTCAGACTAGGTATACAGCACCTGGATTCTGGCGTGCTGGCCTGAACCTCTTCATAGGAACAGAGAAGCTCTTAACTAATCCTTCTGAAAAGGAGCACCTCAAGACCTGCATTTTGAGGGCCCGAGAGCATCTTGATGAAAAAGAACAAGAGGAGTCAATGCCAAGCAACAGGGTACCAG ACTCTAGATTTCTTTTTGAAGGCCACCTTACCGTGGGACAAGAACCTCCTCCTCCAGCATGGCTTGTTGCCCAGAACTTAGCACGTGAATTGAGCATTGCAGAGGAACCTTCTGGAGATCAAGATGGGAACACCACTAGAACAGAGTCGAGAGGAGGGGAGCTGCCACCTGCTTTTGTGAACTTCTTAAACACCATATCAGGGACAGGGGACATGGATTTCGAAGCTGCCTTGGAAGCATCACTGCAG GGTATTACAGCACAGCCCAAGGTACCCCCAGCTTCAAAGGAAGTCGTCGCAAATCTTCCTGTTGTAACTGTAACTGAAGAAATCATTGCTAGACTGGGTAGTGAGACTGAGTGTGCTGTTTGCCGGGAAAACTTGGTTGTGGATGACAAGATGCAGGAGCTGCCGTGCAAGCACCTTTTCCATCCTCCATGCCTCAAGCCATGGCTG GATGAGAACAACTCCTGCCCGATCTGCCGGCATGAGCTGAGGACAGATGACCATGCCTACGAGAGCAGGAGGGAGcgggagcgagaggaggaggaagacaggaAGGGAGCAGCCAATGCTGTCAGGGGCGGGGAATTCATGTACATCTGA